CAATACATCTCAGCCCAGACTCATCCTTCGAGGAGCGACCGAGATTTTGCTGAGATCGGGGATAAACTGGAGAATCGAACCGGTGACTTTCGGCTTGCAAACCAAGTCTTTAATGGAGAAACGGGTCATGAGCTACGTGATCCCTTGCCTACGATCAAACACGAACTAATCAACCACCAGAGCAAGATTTTGATGGAGACATCGTAATTGTAAAAGGATTTCGGAATTCTTTAAACTTAGAGTACTCGACCTATcaacaaaattcaattttagggtATGTCTGTTTCGGGCAAAAAACTTTCACtataaaggaaaatgttttccataaaatcattttcctaaccTTAGGCATGCATATTTTCATAGATCGtgaatgatttttcattaaacGATCATTTTCAGCAAATTAGATACGTGAAAGTTCAAAAAActaatttgcaaaaaattcttccgctcaaacaaacacaaccTGACTGATGCTTGTCGTCCTTTCTTcctttaagttatttttttccggACTTTTTTCATCTTCCTTGGCCAAAAGTTGTATTGACAATACGAAGGCTTTAGTTTCTATACCAACACTTGAAGTTACCAATAAACCTTCAATTAGGGGCATTGGTTCTAACACCAATGTAATAGATGATACAGCTAACAACTATGTTTTTGGCAATATTCATACATTTTAGGGTGCGTAAGTGAAAATTTCATGGCAAATGAAAATACTCTCCATGGAAATCAATTTAAAAGAAAACGGTTAGTTTTCATTTTAGGTGGTTTAGGGAAAGTGATTTTCTTCTTGTCGAAAAGGCAAGGTCATTTTTCCTAGATTTAAGCTTGTCATTTTCACTtcatcgaaaatatttttcgtagaTCGATTAGGTTTCCGTCATCTAAATATCAAAAAGTCGGAAAACAATATCCCAAAACAGTTTTCCTTAAAATAAACAAACCCTAATATTAATGTGAGGAACGGAGTCGATTATAATAACATCACGTACACCCCCTTCAGTTGTTGCGACTCGAGTTAAAGTTGGCGGAGTATACTATAGTGAGTTGGGAATAAATATACATAATTTCGGCTTGTATGATGATTTCTTAGCATGTATCATGGCTTGCTATCGAAGTGTACAATATATGCCGGTGTCCGATTTGCTTTGCTTCCAAAGCATCATCTTGGTCGCTTCAAACCCTGCATGTAGATCACACAGCAATCAccaaaatttctcaaaactGAGATTAAATCTACAaagacaaaaatttgaaagcAAAAGTTATGAACAGTAGTCCGATCAAAGAAACTGGCTACTTACTGTACGAATTCGACGTTGACGGACGATGCGGAAGGATTCGCAATGGCCTGGAACGCGGTCTTGGACAGGACGAGGGTGGCGTGGTTTGACGAGGACCGGGAGACGGCGCTGAGTGCCCGGTCCACGACCCTGACCTGGATCAGCCGGGCAGGGTTGCAGGTCTTTGGCCGGTCGGCACTTATGCAGCGGATCCAATATTGCCTCCCGCAAGAGGCGCCGTTGTCCCAAATCCCTTCCCCGGCGGCCGCGAACAGGAAGCTCGAGGGAAACTGCAAAGGGTTGTACCCGAAGCAAGCGGTCGCTGCGATCATTTTACACACGACGAATCAATACATAAACAAAGATCCAATTTTCGTAACGTGGCCCGGATATAAACCAGAAATTAAGACCTGGTGCGATAACATATGTACTTACGCGTATATGGAGGATCGTAGTGACCGGCGGTGCCGACGTCCGCATGGGTTTGGCGCAACAATAGCACGGCGAGGACGAGGATTGATGAGAGACAGCGAGGGACGGCTAGTTGCAATCGCGACATTCTTGAGAGCCGACCTGCGGAGAGTCTGGAAAGATTGGCAATTTACTAAGAGTTCTAATTCTTTATGTTCCTGGAAATCTTCAAAGGAATTCGATGCAAAGACGAATCTAGttctcttctaattttcttCGACGCCTGGTCTAGTCTCGCACCTGCTTGATTGATCGGGACATATATTCTCGCTTTCTAGCAACCTCGTCGCGTTCTAGAAATCTCAGCCGAAACCCTCGACGCGAAGCAAAGCCAAAGGACAGCACACGTTTCGCTTCGGTAATTCCGAAGATAGAAATTTCTTGTTCATACTATTGGGCTATGTATACACAGCTGCAAAGTAGTTTCACTCGCGGCTTAGTAATTGTTCCAGAAGAATACTCGCATACAAATAACTATACCTCTTCAAAGAtatatttaaggaaaattatcaaaaaagtcctaaatttattacaattctgtcaattcagttgtaaatccattttttttttattatcaaatgagtcataaaccttttgtatttatgtcaattcggtccatccggccaactttggccgtCCGATTTTGGCCTTTCAGGatcgacgtggatgccgaccggcgccgacgtggtAGTTTatagcaatttttaaatttaaaaaaatttctttttttttcttctctttcttcctctagccgcgaaccctcgccggccaccggaGAGGCCAAGCTCGCCCGGGGAcggcgaggtcaacctcgccctGTGATCGGCTagagaaggaaggagaaaaaaaaaaaagaaaagaaaaataaataaataaataaaatattattaaaaattattcaagtcACCGTCTATCGGTTAAAGTTGGTCAAATTGACTCAagtggcataaatgcaaaaaggtttatgactgaattggcaaaaaaaaaaaaatgatctagaactgaattgacataattacaataaatttatgactctGTTGATAACTTTTTCGGTATAGACATGCACGGATAGGGCAACGTACTTGCGGACAAACAACAAGAAATTTCGCTGCCTTTAAAGGACGGATATGATATTCCCATCTTGGCCTATCACTTTAGTTTGCTTGGTTTTGAGGCAGCGTGTTTGACGTTGATGATCGAACGATGACGATGGGACACACCACAGGAGGAGCACGAAGAACAAGCAAAGGGGTTTCGTCCGGAGAACGGCGTCGCGTGATGGTGAAGACGAGTAACGTTTGATGCGTGGCTTGTCAGGAAACGGAAAGGTTGGAGCTGTCAACTGGCCGATCGACCCCAGTTTTTTCCTCCGTGCTTTTCACCTCATCATCTCTATATTCTCAAGCCAAACTCTCAAGAAACCACTTCCTAAGTTACCGTCTATAGTTCGCGTGCATCGGGTAAGGCTTGACCCGTGACTCGACACTTGACAAGAGTGGCCTCCAAGGTTGTTTTGACGGGGGGAGAAATGCGAATTCGAATTAAGATTCCTGACCACACGATCGGATTGAAACAATTATCCTCTTTCTAACCAATTTAGTTTCACAAGAAGAAATTGGCATTATGGGTCTATTTTCGGAGGGAGAATCGATTTTTAATCGCTGTTAACGAACAAGAAGGGTAGGCTTGGACAGTCGGTGCTAGAAACCCTCCCGAAAGTTACCATAGGGGTTTCATGCCTCCTAAGAAATGTCATAATTCCAGTTCTAACCACTCAAGGTATAGGCTGTAGGACCACGAGAGATGGAAAAATTACTCGGTATTTTGGACTTGTGGACGTGATTTCGACATGATCCAATGGTACATGTGCAGCGCGCTAACGTATGATGAGAGTACAAGAAAAGCTCGAGATGGCAATAAGCGAGTCGTTTCGTCTGtttatggttcacgaggacaaCTACCACAAATGACTCATGACACGCAATCATTgaggaaaagaaggaataaCGATCCCGAGACTTGTCGATTAGGCCAAACTACTAAAAGGATCCCTCAAATTGGAGGGGAAAAGAATTATGGAGTGTCATTAGATGGCTTACCTGCTTGATTTTGGGAGATCTCTTCAAGTCTCCGAACTCGATCCCTTTTCGAAACCTCTTGACATACTTTGTGCGAGACCATGACTTCACACTTATATTGGTTCCCTGTTGGAATATGTCTCCTACAATTCCCTCGGATCCATACGAATGCCGTCcttaattattttgttaatcGCCTTGGTTTTTTGACTAAAATAGATTAACAAGACGGGAACTAGGGTTTTTGTAGCCGAATCATCTTAAAATTCGCCGCGCTGcgaggataaatttatttttcacaagcACACATGTAATCTATCATATCACTCGCGTAAAATAAAGTCAATCATAGCACTTTAAAAGAGCAACGTTAGGGACGTGAAGACTCGTCTACGAAATTGGTTTATTAAGTAACGCGACGCTCTCTACAAGTCATTTAAATTGGATTAGTCTACGAGTCATTTAAATTGAATTAGACCTCTTCCCCACATGCGACATTAGATTCAGCTAACTACGTAGGCCAGCAAAATCAAAGCTGTATCAGGGGACCGAATTGCTCGCTAACAGTTAGATCAGCAAGCAAAGCATATCTTAGTCTTCCATATGGACAAAATCAAGGTCTCATTCCTGGCCGTTTAGTGATGGGTACATTGCCGTCTTCCATTCGCTTCCGGATAATAGTCCAATTCACGTCGAGATCAGTCGCTACAGTAACCAGGGAACTAGTCTCGGTTGATGTCTTGTTTCCTATGTTTCTATTTAAAGAGACGGGGTCGAATCGTTAGAGCGTTCCGACACTCGGCTTTAGCGGTGAATTCTCTTGCTAGAGAAATAAGTCGATGGTCAACGGTCCTAGTGGGAGGAACCGTGTCCCGAATGGATGTGTTACGCGTGTTACATGTTACGAATGTCActcacatgaaaattttattacTATCAGTGTATAGATTCTCGAGCATAGGTTTATGTTCAAGTTTGATGTGTAAATAAGGTGGAGCATCTAATGAAGTATGTCAGGATCTTGAGAAGAGTTACTCTTTAGAGAGTACAGTACGATGAAAGTAGTAAGTTGTGTTTAAGAGAAGTTATTATCTATCATTGACCTCTACAATTGAATCGGTCAGGGGAGAGGCGGTGGTTTATCCTGTGGCGAATGTCGGGTTTGAGTCGGCTTATCTCTAACTCATCAACTTGACATTTGTCTACTTATCTATCTCTCTTGACTCGAAATGCGAGTAGGTTTGAAAAAGGATCTTAGATCATCTAGGATTGAACCGAGAAGATTTGCAAAGGACAAGGTTTGATGATACCATGTAATAGTAAACCAATTATGGTGGAGTGGTCATATTAACGTCATGCTTACTGAAGCATCAATTCGCGCCCGCGGTAATTAATATTCACAAGCCAAAGGCTGCCTTGCCTCTCGCACCAGTGAAGCAACTTTGAGGTTCTAATTAAgttatcttctttttctacttttaactttcgatttttgtaaattttgaggCGCTCACGTTTTGGCTTTTATTTGACAAGTCAAAATATTTGATTAATGGCTCATCGTGCCCAACaccgaaaaaaatatatatgtcatTATAATTTATAACCTTCCTTCACGAATTTAATCTGTTATTCTTATTATCAAGCTTCTTGAATTTCTCGAGGTTTAGGCTCCGTTTTTTTCATCGGAAATATTTAGAATGTATGAATtggaaaacatttaaaaaagaaaaagggttgcTCGGAGCACTTATGAAAAATGGATGagcaagaaatatttttataggcgatgcaagcgatcattttttggaaaatgtgaatctaaatcatccattctccgtgaaacaaatggagcctcgTATAAAAAATTGAGGACGTCTTATCCAAAATTAGTACCATCCCTTCCAAGAATTCGATCCTAGATCTGGCGCAGTCATGCTCTCATCGTGTTAGACATCCAAGGAATTGAGGATCAATCGCTGTATAGTTAGAGGGCTAGAGGCCGTTTCTTTCCCAATTTTAGGCACCAAATCTCAATGTTTATAAACGCTAATGGAAGAAGGGAGGGACCGAAACGTAATAAATCTACGTACCTGGTGAATTCACCAGAGGGAGGAACGTACCAAATACGCCCAAGTTGAAGCCCTTTCCTGCAAACTGTTGAAACCCCCTTCTGCAAACTGTTGAGGCCCTTTCCTGCAAAATTTACTCGACAGATCGACGAGATCCGATCACGCTCGAAACACAGCGCTTCAACAATTGGGTGTTTTTACATACTGACAGGAACAGAGATTCTGAatccctatatatatatgtgtggaCGAGCGAAGGCCGCGCATGAGTTTATCGTCAGCCCACGCACGTTACGCGTTCCGTAACGTTTGGCAAAGTGTGAATCGTCTTTGGGTAcgttttatttttccttctttcccccCTCTTCCTTAACTCTATCAAGCAACACCCCCGTCCTAAGCAAAAGAGACGTTGATTGTCGGCAAGACAAATGAACTGTGTTGGAATGTTAGGATTCTGTTAAGATATATATTAGGATTCTGCGTGTCTCTCGGAACCGTAGTCTTTGATTGCAATTGATATTGTAATATCACGTTAATATAAATAGCTGTTTTGTGAATtctataaataggctcatgtattgaaactacaatttttttttccgctttATTCTTATCTTGGTATCAGAGTAAATCGTTGGCGTCTATTCCTAATAAATGAAAAGCCCATGTTTTCTTCATGATGATCGCCACGACGCCCGCCTGAAATTCTCGTCGCTGCAAATTCCCGCCTCCATTCATCAACCTCGGCAAGAGTTCACTCGCTAGCTAATGCACCAGCAGCGCTCTCAGCGATTTTCTTTGATaccaagataaaaataaaatagaaaaaatgtaGTGGTGGCATTTCTATGTGTATTTTAATGTCTACACATGAGCCTATTTACAGGCTTTACAGAATAGGTCAGAATCCTAACGTTCTAACAAATTGCAATCCCTCATGAAGCGATCTTGTCTAGACCCTTCTAACCGAACATGACATTTGGGGAGGTTTGGCATTGATTTTGGCAAGTCGAATCGATCACATTCCTCGTTcctaagaaaaataatttaaccATCGGATCTGAGATACCCGAAAGGAAATTTCCAAGTTGGATTTTAGGTAGTTCAGAAAGACTCCATGTTCTTCGTTTAATATGGTCAGCACATGTCGAGTTCTCCACTCTAGGAGGTATGCCGGTATTAGGTAGCGACATATATCATGTGATGCATATTTCTTGTTGGCCTAAAATTTCTTTTAACTTGGGGATGCCATTGTTTTTATCAGATTTGAAATGTGAAAAGATGAAGAGAGATATTCCCGCGAATATTTGTATGGTTCATGGGATAATTCATGCGCAATCCCCCTTCACAATTTTCTACACTATGTTAATTGATTTTGGCACGAAAttcagataaaataaaaattactttaaaattctaaaatgaACGGGTGGTCGAAAAATTCTTAATTCCATCGAGTTCGAATAACACGCGCTTCCTAAGCTatgatcgttttgaaacttCCGAATATCACCatggtttttcctttctttcacggataaagaaattttgtcatttttcggatattatttatttggtttaataccacgaaaaatcttaaactggtacacatgtgacaaatttatcccaaactatctTTTTAgccataaaaattctcaaaccgataaatatgtgataaatttactccaaattagtatccttgtgacaaatttatctcccgttaatttatgtttaaattttactattaaaTTGCCGAGTTTGATAACATGTGATATTTGACGGGTATAtctatttgagatttttatcctATGTTTGTCGTAacataagtgtatcaatttgagatttttcgtggtattatctcaatttaatgaaaacgaATTaatggtaaatgtgtcacagtagtaccagtttaggattttttatagtcgaaaaatttttgggataaatttgtcgcaaGTTTAGTATTTTGAGATTTtcggtagtcaaaaaaataatttaaggtaaatttatcgcaatgatacattttcgatttttttgtggtcaaaaaaataatttgaagtaaattgtgtatcaatttggatttttcgtggtattaaccttattTATTTCGTGTCATATGTtattattatattaaaaataaattatttttcgttaagTATGATTAATAAGCgacaaataaattatttttagttaagtATGATTACTAAGCGACAAAcgataaaacaaaaacaaagggaaaaaaaaagacaaggggGAACATTTTCTCTCCAACTGTCCCGAGTCCGGACTCCGGATTCCCCAGCTATGCTCcattcgtctctctctctctgattcttCTGCTCTCAAATTCAACTTCGTCTTCAAGTCTCGGAGAGTCGTGAATCCCCGATTCCTCGCCGTCCTCGCGCTCTTCAATCGCGGCGGCGTTCTGCAATGTTCCGGCTCCCGAGCTCCGAGCCCGTGCTCCATCAATGAGGCCGACCTCGTTCGTCGGGGGGGAAGTCCTTCTAGCTGGGGACGGCCGGCGACCGTGATTTTTCTCGCGGATGGCGACTGCTTCGGCTCGCTTCTCCGCGTTCGGA
This genomic interval from Rhodamnia argentea isolate NSW1041297 chromosome 4, ASM2092103v1, whole genome shotgun sequence contains the following:
- the LOC115743472 gene encoding EG45-like domain containing protein → MSRLQLAVPRCLSSILVLAVLLLRQTHADVGTAGHYDPPYTPTACFGYNPLQFPSSFLFAAAGEGIWDNGASCGRQYWIRCISADRPKTCNPARLIQVRVVDRALSAVSRSSSNHATLVLSKTAFQAIANPSASSVNVEFVQV